In Mycobacterium sp. Aquia_216, a genomic segment contains:
- the pe gene encoding acyltransferase PE codes for MKKLLAGVTALVTVGATACFGVGAATADDTPIGGPPTPGAPGDQTAYALGGAHVLGIPYDQYIRMEGADWFPGQQRQIVRYPAGQVQGHVLERLFPGIGRFDAFFPGLGLDGPSVGESVDEGINNLDAAIRSTGRPGTAIGLSEGGFVVDGEQARLANDPTAPPPDKLNFATFGDPIGRHAFGQSFLSAMFPVGSVVPALDYTMPPPYESQYDTNRFVAAYDSIADFPDRPDNMFALANTLLGLATGHTAVAFTNPSMVPPQNIRTTINSRGAKDTTIMVPEQHLPLVMPLKYVGIDEDTLNKLDAILIPRVNAGYSRNDDPSTAPVQVDPVHGFDPAEVTAPANQATFGGGADPLSQILSGATSVLSHGTG; via the coding sequence ATGAAGAAACTACTCGCAGGAGTTACGGCGCTGGTAACTGTGGGTGCCACAGCATGTTTCGGCGTCGGAGCCGCGACGGCCGACGACACGCCGATCGGCGGCCCGCCGACCCCCGGGGCGCCGGGCGACCAGACCGCCTACGCGCTCGGAGGCGCTCACGTCCTGGGGATCCCCTACGACCAGTACATCCGCATGGAGGGCGCCGACTGGTTCCCCGGCCAGCAGCGACAAATCGTCCGCTACCCGGCTGGCCAGGTTCAGGGCCACGTGCTGGAGCGGCTCTTCCCGGGCATCGGCCGCTTCGATGCATTTTTCCCGGGCCTGGGTCTGGATGGCCCCAGCGTCGGAGAGTCGGTCGACGAGGGCATCAACAACCTCGATGCGGCGATTCGCAGCACCGGTCGCCCCGGGACGGCGATCGGCTTGTCCGAGGGCGGGTTCGTGGTCGATGGTGAGCAGGCTCGGCTCGCGAATGACCCGACCGCTCCCCCGCCGGACAAACTGAACTTCGCCACATTCGGCGACCCGATTGGGCGTCACGCCTTCGGTCAGAGCTTCCTGTCCGCCATGTTCCCGGTCGGCAGCGTGGTCCCCGCACTCGACTACACCATGCCACCGCCCTATGAGAGTCAGTACGACACAAACAGATTCGTGGCCGCCTACGACTCGATCGCGGACTTCCCCGACCGGCCGGACAACATGTTCGCCCTGGCCAACACGCTCCTGGGACTCGCCACGGGTCACACCGCGGTGGCCTTCACAAACCCGAGCATGGTACCGCCGCAGAACATCAGGACGACCATCAACTCCAGGGGTGCTAAAGACACCACGATCATGGTCCCGGAACAGCACCTTCCTCTCGTCATGCCGCTGAAGTACGTCGGGATCGACGAGGACACGCTGAACAAGCTCGACGCGATCCTGATCCCCCGGGTGAACGCGGGTTACTCGCGAAACGACGACCCGTCGACCGCTCCCGTTCAGGTGGACCCGGTGCACGGCTTCGACCCAGCCGAAGTCACTGCACCGGCCAACCAGGCGACATTCGGCGGCGGCGCCGATCCTCTTTCCCAAATTCTCAGCGGAGCAACGTCCGTGCTGTCCCATGGCACGGGCTGA